A genomic segment from Candidatus Leptovillus gracilis encodes:
- a CDS encoding response regulator transcription factor, protein MSKTILVVDDEPRLVSLVRGYLEQEGYQVVTAGNGRDALFVARDSQPDLIVLDLMMPELDGWEFMRLHRQERNTPIIMLTARIEDVDKVAGLEMGADDYITKPFSPRELVARVRAVLRRLEPAAEKSDLLRLGPLELDRTAHTLKKDGALVELTRMEFDLLDTLMSSPGRAFSRLELLERTQGYAYDGYERTVDVHVKNLRKKIEDDSANPTYIHTVFGVGYRFNPGL, encoded by the coding sequence ATGTCTAAAACCATCCTCGTCGTAGATGACGAACCCCGTTTAGTCAGCCTGGTGCGCGGCTATTTAGAACAAGAAGGCTACCAGGTGGTGACGGCCGGAAACGGCCGTGACGCCCTATTTGTTGCCCGCGACAGCCAGCCCGACCTCATCGTCCTGGACCTGATGATGCCAGAGTTGGATGGCTGGGAATTCATGCGCCTGCACCGCCAGGAGCGCAACACTCCGATCATCATGCTCACCGCCCGCATCGAAGACGTGGACAAAGTGGCCGGTCTAGAGATGGGCGCCGACGATTACATCACCAAACCATTCAGTCCGCGTGAACTGGTGGCCCGCGTCCGCGCCGTTTTGCGCCGCCTGGAACCAGCCGCCGAAAAAAGCGACCTGCTGCGCCTCGGTCCGCTGGAACTGGACCGCACCGCCCACACCCTCAAGAAAGATGGGGCATTGGTAGAGCTGACGCGCATGGAATTCGATCTACTCGACACCCTCATGAGCAGCCCTGGCCGCGCCTTCAGCCGCCTGGAACTGCTAGAACGCACCCAGGGCTACGCCTACGACGGCTACGAACGCACCGTAGATGTGCACGTCAAAAACCTGCGTAAGAAAATCGAAGACGACAGCGCCAATCCCACCTACATCCACACCGTCTTCGGCGTTGGTTACCGCTTCAACCCCGGCCTCTGA
- a CDS encoding DUF4405 domain-containing protein: MSMKQSISPRTRNNWLIDTAVFLGALLSMLSGVYFLVFTSGGFEGGRNPWYGIVILFTRHTWEDIHTWGGLLMVTAVVIHLLMHWGWVKTMTRRLWQNGRFSAGARRNVWINGWIALSFLVTAVSGLYFFFLPEGGYQAGQNLAWDPGFLFSRSVWDVLHTWGGISIILAALWHIYIHWGWIVKVTGKVLNGQRIADNG, translated from the coding sequence ATGAGTATGAAGCAATCTATTTCACCAAGAACGCGCAATAACTGGTTGATTGACACGGCCGTTTTCCTCGGCGCGCTGCTGTCTATGTTGTCGGGGGTGTACTTCCTGGTCTTTACCTCTGGGGGGTTTGAAGGTGGGCGTAATCCCTGGTATGGGATCGTCATTCTGTTCACGCGCCACACCTGGGAAGATATACATACCTGGGGCGGCTTGCTGATGGTAACGGCCGTTGTCATTCACCTGCTTATGCACTGGGGCTGGGTGAAGACGATGACGCGCCGCCTGTGGCAGAACGGCCGTTTTTCCGCCGGGGCGCGACGCAATGTATGGATTAATGGCTGGATTGCGTTGAGTTTTTTGGTAACGGCCGTTTCCGGCCTCTACTTCTTCTTCCTGCCCGAAGGGGGCTACCAGGCGGGCCAAAATCTCGCCTGGGACCCCGGCTTCCTCTTCAGCCGATCCGTGTGGGACGTGCTGCACACCTGGGGCGGTATCAGCATCATCCTGGCCGCGCTGTGGCACATCTACATCCACTGGGGCTGGATTGTGAAGGTGACGGGGAAGGTGTTGAACGGGCAGCGGATAGCGGACAACGGATAA
- a CDS encoding DUF4082 domain-containing protein → MNDNQAIELGMRFRTTIPGEVTALRFFKAPSALGEMVASLWTEAGALLASGSISAIADSGGWREVVLPTPVPLTVGTNYVVSYFSPAPGWFVISPEGAFATDLLVGPLVAPANVVGALNGVYRYDGGFPNAGGGRNYYVDVVVRETLPPDTTPPTVISTSPAANATGVGVNASVTATFSEAIDPATLTASTFELRDPGNALVAAAVSYSAGSRTATLDPDAALANNTTYQAMLKGGTGGIADLAGNPLAGDLTWSFTTAAPPPPPPDEGPGGPILVIATATDPFGRYYAEILRAEGLNAFTVTDITLVDTAVLANYDVVILAHMGLTPEQVTLFSDWVTAGGNLIAMRPDAQLAGLLGLAPVGATTLAEGYLLMNTAAAPGVGIVGETIQFHGTADLYSLDGATAVATLYSNASTATSNPAVTLASVGANGGQAAAFTYDLAKSVVYTRQGNPAWAGDERDGFPPVRSNDMFYGAKTGDVQPDWIDLNKVQIPQADEQQRLLANLILHMNLDETPLPRFWYFPRGEKAVVVMTGDDHASTNGTATHFDWFASQDPAGCEVDNWECIRSTSYIYPETPLSPSAAAAYEAQGFEVSIHVNTGCQADWTPATLPIFFAAQLMTFDSNFPTVPAPSTHRTHCIAWSDWATQPQVELDFGIRLDANYYYWPESWVQNRPGYFTGSGMPMRFADLDGTMIDVYQAATQMPDESGINYQLHTATLLDNALGAPGYYGVLTTNMHTDRDLAPAQTIVAVAKDRGVPVISARQMLTWLDGRNGSAFESLNWTANTLSFSTSIGAGANGLQVMVPAQTAGGTVSSITIAGSPVSYSLQTIKGIQYAIFDASAGTVDVSYAEDTTPPVVSSVSPPDTAVQVPTGSVVTVTFNEPMNAATVNTNTFELRAPGNVLVAAAVTYNAATNTASLTPNAALAQDTTYLATVKGGVSGVADVSGNPLAADTTWSFTTAADSCPCSIWDNSPSVGGNPADSASYELGVKFRSSEDGFITALRFYKYPENTGTHVGRLWDMSGSLLGSATFTNETASGWQEVTLDPPVAITANTVYIASYGTENGNYAFSANYFTSQGVDNGPLRALSASESPTPGTNGVLNETPGLFPNESFNDANYWVDAVFATALANDTTPPVISNISATPAANGTAVITWNTNEPATSLVGYGTTSGALNLSQSSAASVTSHSILLTGLAANTTYYYKVTSVDAANNSATSTEYSFITPAQVLTDTSPADFGAAAANSSCYIAEMEDGEVILPPTVGEEFDGTTLPVGWSSTSWTGGASTLSGGQVSVDGALAGWDAFYTPGRALEFEATFGNETFQNIGFGQSLANQTGEYWAMFGTYNTTSGLYARTNNNGAVTDTLIAGNWLGTPHRYRIEWTASQVLFTIDGSLVHTADVAILNTMRPLISDYQAGGASVNVNWLHMSPYSSPCSLTSRVFDAGETVIWDTMSWSSVVPAGASLGMSYRIGNSPTPDGSWSAFASVGSSPASLSGSSRYIQYKADLANTDNSQTPVLQNVSFASHIGADTTPPTITGRSPVPDATAVAWDTAVTATFSEAMNAATLTDTTFTLRASGAGSDMPAVVTYANGVVTLTPTANLQGGTLYLVTVSGTVTDLAGNPLGDDDTWSFTTTAQGSLTDTTVANFSAGIAGACVIDPTIGDGALRLPALIDEDFSGDSLPAGWSVRDWQDTGPGTVTFSNEQMVINGARARVDALLFPGASIEFRATFGAQPFQHIGFGGGDDTYNTYPMTAFSTAGSDPVSQLYARTWPEGGGSFIDVPLGSQWLNSPHTYHMNWYDDRIEFYIDGSLVHTQNTAISVPLRFAASDYRQPATALTVDRVRLGPPYLSPCVFESRVFDAQVVVDWLSAEWLGTMPAGTAVTVETRTGSSATLESEWSEWLEVDALGNMDNPDGRYAQYRLTLSTTDVNATPIIEEVTLRYSVDIIEIAQFTGFVDLQGRANDSGAVVEVFDIANKASSTLLASGASAAGGGYTTAFHGTRQLEVGTSYYLQINRPLFLPTTILVADDWQHWANLVERPLTALNTVVLLGGDATNSSDIGIGDAACIGGAFGSTTPGKCSLPGEPGYDPASTPDVNGDGAVNILDLTLMGGNYGRSFSPWTPQ, encoded by the coding sequence GTGAATGACAATCAGGCGATCGAGCTGGGGATGCGTTTCCGCACCACGATCCCGGGCGAGGTCACCGCGCTCCGTTTCTTCAAGGCCCCGTCTGCGTTGGGCGAGATGGTGGCGAGCCTGTGGACCGAAGCCGGCGCCCTCCTCGCCAGCGGCTCGATCAGCGCCATCGCCGACAGCGGCGGCTGGCGCGAGGTCGTCCTGCCGACGCCCGTCCCGCTGACGGTGGGCACGAACTACGTCGTCTCGTACTTCTCGCCAGCCCCCGGGTGGTTCGTGATCAGCCCGGAGGGCGCTTTCGCAACCGACCTGTTGGTCGGCCCGTTAGTCGCACCCGCCAACGTGGTGGGCGCACTGAATGGCGTTTACCGCTACGACGGCGGGTTCCCTAACGCGGGCGGCGGCCGCAACTATTACGTGGACGTCGTCGTCCGCGAGACGCTGCCTCCAGACACCACGCCGCCTACCGTCATTTCTACCTCACCTGCGGCTAACGCCACCGGCGTCGGAGTCAACGCCAGCGTCACCGCCACCTTCAGCGAGGCGATTGACCCCGCCACGCTGACTGCCAGCACCTTCGAGCTGCGCGATCCCGGCAACGCGCTTGTCGCCGCGGCCGTCTCCTACAGCGCCGGCTCGCGCACCGCCACACTCGACCCGGACGCGGCTCTCGCCAACAACACGACCTATCAAGCCATGCTCAAGGGTGGAACCGGCGGCATCGCTGACCTGGCAGGCAATCCGCTAGCCGGCGACCTCACCTGGAGCTTCACCACGGCCGCGCCGCCGCCCCCGCCGCCCGACGAAGGGCCTGGCGGTCCGATCCTGGTGATCGCCACGGCCACCGACCCCTTCGGCCGTTACTATGCCGAAATCCTGCGCGCTGAGGGCCTGAACGCCTTCACCGTCACCGACATCACCCTGGTGGATACGGCCGTTCTGGCTAACTACGATGTCGTCATTCTAGCCCACATGGGGCTGACACCGGAACAGGTCACGCTCTTTAGCGATTGGGTCACCGCCGGTGGCAACCTCATCGCCATGCGGCCTGATGCGCAGCTCGCCGGTCTGCTGGGGCTGGCCCCTGTCGGCGCGACGACGCTCGCCGAAGGCTATCTGTTGATGAACACGGCTGCCGCGCCGGGCGTGGGCATCGTCGGTGAGACGATCCAGTTCCATGGCACGGCCGATCTCTATTCCCTGGACGGCGCGACGGCCGTGGCCACGCTCTATTCCAACGCCAGCACAGCCACAAGCAATCCGGCGGTCACGCTGGCCAGCGTAGGCGCGAACGGGGGCCAGGCCGCAGCTTTCACCTATGACCTGGCGAAATCGGTCGTCTACACGCGCCAGGGCAATCCCGCCTGGGCGGGCGACGAGCGCGACGGCTTCCCTCCCGTGCGTTCCAATGATATGTTCTATGGTGCCAAAACTGGGGATGTACAGCCAGACTGGATCGACCTGAATAAGGTGCAGATACCACAGGCGGATGAGCAGCAGCGGCTGCTGGCCAATCTGATCCTGCATATGAATCTGGACGAGACGCCGCTGCCCCGCTTCTGGTACTTCCCGCGTGGCGAAAAGGCGGTGGTCGTGATGACCGGTGACGACCATGCGAGTACGAATGGCACCGCCACCCATTTCGATTGGTTCGCCAGTCAGGATCCGGCCGGATGCGAAGTGGATAATTGGGAGTGCATTCGCTCAACATCTTACATCTATCCCGAAACACCGCTCTCTCCTAGCGCCGCCGCCGCTTACGAGGCGCAGGGCTTCGAAGTCAGCATCCATGTCAACACAGGCTGCCAGGCTGACTGGACGCCGGCCACCCTGCCGATTTTCTTTGCCGCCCAGCTAATGACGTTCGACAGCAACTTCCCCACCGTTCCGGCGCCTTCAACGCACCGCACGCACTGCATCGCCTGGAGCGATTGGGCCACGCAGCCTCAGGTTGAATTAGACTTTGGTATCCGCTTGGACGCGAACTACTACTACTGGCCCGAGTCGTGGGTCCAGAACCGGCCCGGTTACTTCACCGGTTCGGGTATGCCGATGCGTTTCGCCGATCTGGATGGGACGATGATTGACGTTTACCAGGCGGCGACGCAGATGCCGGATGAGAGCGGAATCAATTACCAGCTCCATACGGCGACCCTGCTGGACAACGCCCTGGGCGCGCCCGGCTACTACGGCGTGCTGACGACCAACATGCACACCGACAGAGATCTAGCCCCGGCGCAGACGATCGTGGCTGTGGCGAAGGACCGCGGCGTGCCGGTGATTTCGGCGCGCCAGATGCTGACCTGGCTGGACGGCCGTAACGGTTCAGCCTTTGAATCACTAAATTGGACCGCCAACACCCTTTCTTTTTCCACCTCCATTGGCGCAGGCGCAAACGGTTTACAGGTAATGGTTCCCGCCCAGACCGCAGGAGGCACTGTATCCAGTATCACCATTGCCGGATCGCCCGTCTCCTATTCCTTGCAAACGATCAAGGGGATTCAATACGCCATTTTCGACGCCAGCGCGGGCACGGTTGACGTCAGCTATGCCGAAGATACCACGCCGCCAGTTGTCAGCTCAGTCTCGCCCCCGGATACGGCCGTGCAAGTACCGACCGGCAGTGTAGTAACCGTCACCTTCAACGAACCGATGAACGCCGCGACGGTCAACACCAATACCTTTGAACTGCGCGCTCCCGGAAATGTCCTGGTAGCGGCGGCTGTGACGTATAACGCCGCCACCAATACAGCCAGCCTGACGCCCAATGCGGCTCTGGCACAAGACACCACCTATCTGGCAACGGTAAAGGGCGGCGTCTCTGGTGTGGCTGATGTGTCGGGCAATCCTCTCGCAGCCGATACAACCTGGTCATTTACAACGGCTGCTGATAGCTGTCCATGCAGCATTTGGGATAACAGCCCCAGTGTTGGAGGCAACCCGGCTGATTCAGCCAGCTATGAATTAGGCGTCAAATTCCGCAGTTCTGAAGATGGGTTCATTACTGCCTTGCGTTTCTATAAATATCCGGAAAATACAGGCACGCATGTAGGCCGTCTATGGGATATGAGTGGCAGTCTGCTCGGTTCGGCTACCTTCACCAATGAAACTGCCTCGGGTTGGCAAGAGGTCACTTTAGACCCACCGGTTGCTATTACGGCCAACACCGTTTATATCGCCAGCTACGGGACGGAAAATGGTAATTATGCTTTCAGCGCCAACTACTTTACCTCCCAAGGCGTGGACAATGGACCCCTGCGTGCCTTATCCGCATCTGAGTCGCCAACGCCGGGAACGAATGGGGTACTCAATGAAACACCGGGGCTGTTTCCAAACGAGAGCTTTAATGATGCCAACTATTGGGTGGACGCGGTTTTCGCGACAGCCCTGGCTAACGATACGACGCCGCCGGTCATTAGTAATATAAGCGCCACGCCGGCGGCCAACGGAACGGCCGTTATCACCTGGAACACAAACGAGCCGGCCACTTCTCTGGTGGGGTACGGGACAACCTCAGGGGCACTGAATCTAAGCCAGAGTAGCGCTGCCTCAGTAACATCGCACTCGATCCTGCTCACCGGTCTGGCGGCAAACACGACCTACTATTACAAAGTTACCTCCGTAGATGCCGCCAACAACAGTGCTACCTCCACAGAATACAGCTTTATCACCCCGGCGCAAGTGCTGACCGATACCAGCCCGGCCGACTTTGGTGCAGCAGCGGCCAACTCTTCTTGTTACATCGCTGAGATGGAGGATGGCGAAGTCATCCTGCCGCCCACCGTTGGGGAAGAATTCGACGGAACCACATTGCCTGTGGGGTGGAGCAGCACTTCCTGGACAGGTGGGGCTTCTACGCTAAGTGGCGGTCAGGTTTCGGTTGATGGGGCATTAGCCGGATGGGACGCCTTCTACACCCCTGGCCGTGCCCTCGAATTTGAGGCCACATTTGGCAATGAGACGTTTCAAAATATCGGCTTCGGTCAGTCGTTAGCAAATCAAACAGGCGAATATTGGGCCATGTTCGGTACTTACAATACCACCAGTGGGCTGTATGCCCGCACGAACAACAATGGCGCTGTGACGGATACTCTCATTGCGGGAAACTGGCTGGGTACCCCGCATCGTTACCGCATTGAATGGACCGCCAGCCAGGTTCTTTTCACCATTGACGGCTCTCTGGTCCATACGGCCGACGTAGCCATCCTCAACACGATGCGCCCGCTTATCAGCGATTATCAGGCTGGTGGGGCAAGCGTGAACGTGAACTGGCTGCACATGTCCCCGTATAGTTCGCCATGCAGCCTGACCTCCCGAGTGTTCGACGCGGGCGAAACAGTAATTTGGGACACGATGTCCTGGAGCAGTGTTGTGCCGGCCGGCGCCAGCCTGGGGATGAGCTATCGCATTGGCAACAGCCCAACCCCAGACGGTAGCTGGTCGGCTTTTGCGTCAGTGGGCAGCTCGCCGGCCAGCCTGAGCGGCAGTTCACGCTACATTCAATACAAAGCTGACCTGGCCAATACCGATAACAGCCAAACCCCGGTCTTGCAAAATGTCAGCTTTGCCAGCCACATTGGCGCAGACACTACGCCGCCGACGATCACGGGCCGCTCGCCAGTTCCTGACGCTACGGCCGTTGCCTGGGATACGGCCGTAACCGCGACCTTCAGTGAAGCCATGAACGCCGCCACGTTGACGGATACGACCTTTACCTTGCGCGCTTCCGGCGCTGGCAGTGATATGCCCGCGGTTGTGACATACGCCAATGGGGTCGTCACGCTCACGCCGACGGCGAACCTGCAAGGCGGCACACTCTACCTGGTGACTGTCTCCGGGACAGTGACCGATCTGGCCGGCAACCCCCTCGGTGATGACGATACCTGGAGCTTCACGACAACCGCTCAGGGTTCGCTGACCGACACCACCGTCGCCAACTTCAGCGCCGGAATAGCGGGCGCCTGCGTCATTGACCCCACTATTGGCGACGGCGCTCTACGCCTGCCGGCCCTGATTGATGAAGACTTCTCCGGTGACAGCTTGCCGGCTGGCTGGTCAGTGCGGGATTGGCAAGATACGGGACCGGGCACCGTTACCTTTAGCAATGAGCAGATGGTTATCAATGGCGCACGTGCCAGAGTTGATGCCTTGCTCTTCCCTGGCGCCTCGATTGAGTTCAGAGCCACCTTTGGCGCCCAGCCCTTTCAGCATATCGGTTTTGGCGGCGGGGACGATACCTACAACACCTACCCCATGACTGCCTTCTCAACCGCTGGCTCGGATCCGGTTAGTCAACTCTATGCCCGCACCTGGCCGGAGGGGGGAGGTTCATTCATTGATGTGCCTCTAGGCAGTCAGTGGCTGAACAGCCCACATACTTACCATATGAACTGGTACGACGACCGCATCGAGTTCTACATTGATGGGTCCCTGGTCCATACCCAGAACACGGCCATCAGCGTGCCGTTGCGTTTCGCTGCCAGCGATTATCGACAGCCGGCGACAGCTTTGACTGTTGATCGGGTGCGGCTTGGCCCGCCTTATCTTTCGCCCTGTGTTTTCGAGTCGCGTGTTTTTGATGCGCAGGTGGTTGTTGACTGGCTCAGCGCCGAGTGGTTGGGAACAATGCCCGCAGGCACAGCGGTGACTGTCGAGACGCGGACCGGCTCCAGCGCCACTTTGGAGAGTGAATGGTCAGAATGGCTGGAAGTTGATGCATTGGGCAATATGGACAATCCCGACGGCCGTTATGCCCAATACCGCCTGACCCTGTCCACAACCGACGTCAACGCCACCCCCATCATCGAAGAAGTAACCCTGCGGTACAGTGTGGACATCATTGAGATCGCCCAGTTTACCGGCTTTGTGGATTTACAGGGCCGGGCGAATGATTCTGGGGCTGTGGTAGAAGTGTTTGATATTGCCAATAAGGCTTCGTCTACGCTGTTGGCTTCCGGCGCAAGCGCTGCCGGCGGCGGCTACACCACTGCCTTCCATGGCACTCGTCAGCTTGAAGTGGGTACAAGCTACTACTTGCAAATCAACCGACCGCTCTTCTTACCAACCACGATTTTGGTGGCCGATGATTGGCAACATTGGGCAAATTTAGTGGAACGGCCGTTGACAGCGCTCAATACCGTCGTCTTATTAGGCGGCGATGCTACCAACAGCAGCGACATCGGCATTGGCGATGCCGCCTGTATCGGTGGCGCGTTTGGCAGCACGACCCCAGGAAAATGTAGTCTTCCGGGTGAACCTGGCTATGATCCGGCTAGCACACCAGATGTCAACGGAGACGGTGCAGTGAACATCCTGGACCTGACCCTGATGGGCGGTAACTATGGAAGGAGCTTTAGCCCCTGGACGCCACAATAA
- a CDS encoding DUF2202 domain-containing protein — translation MKHNTIVFLFGLILLLALAGCGAAAADLPAVDSATLTAVNPTTTAQEGAAVLPRPTPVIVAEGGDGETAVAAIQPVTVTNQLSDAEIAALHFMREEEKLAHDIYLVLHDMWGLPILQNIAASELNHVESVLRVLAQYGLPDPAVGNPAGVFNDPTLQNLYHQMVAQGGQSLLEALNVGATIEEVDILDLQARLAQTTNPDILRVYQSLLAGSANHLRSFARLIEQQTGAAYEPQYLTDAVYAEILALAGENGRNGQGAGGQGQGQGAGSQGQGQGNPGQGQGNRGAGSGRGGQP, via the coding sequence ATGAAACACAACACAATCGTTTTCCTCTTTGGCTTGATTTTGCTTTTGGCGTTGGCGGGCTGCGGCGCGGCGGCGGCCGATTTGCCGGCCGTAGATAGCGCGACGCTAACGGCCGTGAACCCCACCACCACCGCTCAAGAAGGAGCGGCCGTTCTCCCCAGACCCACTCCTGTGATTGTGGCAGAAGGGGGGGATGGAGAAACGGCCGTTGCCGCCATCCAACCCGTCACCGTCACCAACCAACTCAGCGACGCCGAAATCGCCGCGCTGCACTTCATGCGCGAAGAAGAAAAACTGGCCCACGACATCTACCTGGTCCTCCACGACATGTGGGGGCTGCCCATCCTGCAAAACATCGCCGCCAGCGAACTCAACCACGTCGAGAGCGTGCTGCGGGTGTTGGCCCAATACGGCCTGCCGGACCCGGCGGTCGGCAACCCGGCCGGTGTCTTCAACGACCCCACCCTGCAAAATCTATATCACCAGATGGTCGCCCAGGGAGGCCAATCCTTGCTCGAGGCGCTGAACGTCGGCGCGACCATCGAGGAAGTGGACATTTTGGACCTGCAAGCGCGGCTGGCGCAAACGACCAACCCCGACATCTTGCGGGTTTATCAATCGCTGCTGGCTGGTTCAGCCAACCACCTGCGTTCCTTCGCCCGCCTGATCGAGCAGCAAACCGGCGCCGCCTATGAGCCGCAATATCTGACAGACGCCGTTTACGCGGAGATTCTGGCGCTGGCCGGGGAAAACGGCCGTAATGGGCAAGGCGCGGGCGGTCAGGGCCAGGGTCAAGGCGCGGGCAGCCAGGGTCAGGGTCAAGGTAATCCCGGACAAGGGCAGGGCAATCGCGGCGCAGGCAGTGGGCGCGGTGGGCAACCCTGA
- a CDS encoding HAMP domain-containing protein → MRAIWHTLWFRLTAVFLFIAIIGVAVVAVLANQATTTGFRAFLTESEWADLRADLANLYERQGDWAGAELLLSAGRPGQGGAGLLLLDETGTIVAAAGGRANRPTGPADADEALPVLVNGRSVATLLVKFPSSGGAGSFAAAAFLDQVNRALWLGGGLSVLLALFLGALLAWRLTRPVSQLTQATRQMAAGDLNQQVPPASGELGELAASFNQMAGALALAEQQRQQLLADVAHELRTPLSIMRGHIEAMLDGVFPLTPDNLAVVHEETLLLGRLVEDLRTLSLVESGQLPLNLRRINLSQVVRQTVVAFEPLAEAEGVQLVLDTPPNFPLVLADPDRLQQVMGNLVANALRHIGQSPRQPRTLRLELRHQADQVQVRVADNGPGLSPEAQAHVFDRFWRAESSRSRDQGGSGLGLTICRGIVLAHHGQIWAEETPGGGATFVFTLPVHTPPDLTGFSPAQL, encoded by the coding sequence ATGCGCGCAATCTGGCACACCCTCTGGTTTCGCCTGACGGCCGTTTTCCTCTTCATCGCCATCATTGGCGTGGCCGTCGTCGCCGTGCTGGCCAATCAGGCCACAACCACCGGCTTCCGCGCCTTCCTCACCGAATCAGAGTGGGCCGATTTACGCGCCGACCTGGCCAATCTCTACGAACGGCAGGGAGATTGGGCCGGCGCGGAACTGCTGCTCTCAGCCGGGCGGCCGGGGCAGGGCGGCGCCGGTTTGCTGCTGCTGGACGAGACGGGGACGATTGTGGCCGCCGCCGGGGGGCGGGCCAATCGGCCAACCGGCCCCGCCGACGCCGATGAAGCGCTGCCGGTGCTGGTCAACGGCCGTTCCGTCGCCACCCTCCTCGTCAAATTCCCCAGCAGCGGCGGAGCGGGCAGCTTTGCCGCCGCCGCCTTTCTCGATCAGGTCAACCGCGCCCTATGGCTGGGCGGCGGGCTGTCCGTCCTCCTCGCCCTCTTCCTCGGCGCGCTGCTGGCGTGGCGGCTGACACGCCCCGTCAGCCAACTCACCCAGGCCACCCGGCAGATGGCCGCCGGCGACCTGAACCAGCAAGTGCCACCCGCGTCCGGCGAATTAGGCGAACTGGCCGCCAGCTTCAACCAGATGGCCGGGGCGCTCGCCCTGGCCGAACAACAGCGGCAGCAGCTTTTGGCCGATGTCGCCCACGAATTACGCACCCCCCTCAGCATCATGCGCGGCCATATCGAGGCGATGCTCGATGGCGTCTTCCCCCTCACGCCGGACAATCTGGCTGTCGTCCACGAGGAGACGCTGCTGCTCGGCCGACTGGTGGAAGATTTACGCACCCTCTCGCTGGTGGAAAGCGGCCAGCTTCCGCTGAATTTGCGCCGAATCAATCTATCTCAGGTGGTGCGGCAAACGGTCGTTGCCTTCGAGCCGCTCGCCGAAGCCGAAGGGGTGCAGCTAGTTCTGGACACCCCGCCCAACTTCCCCCTCGTCCTGGCCGACCCCGACCGTTTGCAGCAGGTGATGGGCAACCTGGTGGCTAACGCCCTGCGCCACATCGGCCAATCGCCGCGCCAGCCGCGCACCCTGCGCCTGGAACTGCGCCACCAGGCCGACCAGGTGCAGGTGCGGGTGGCCGACAATGGCCCAGGGCTGTCGCCGGAAGCGCAGGCGCATGTGTTCGACCGCTTCTGGCGGGCGGAAAGCTCGCGCAGCCGCGACCAGGGCGGCTCCGGCCTGGGGCTGACTATTTGTCGCGGCATTGTGCTGGCTCATCACGGCCAAATCTGGGCCGAAGAGACTCCCGGCGGCGGCGCGACCTTCGTTTTTACCCTCCCCGTTCACACCCCTCCAGACCTGACAGGTTTTTCCCCGGCCCAACTCTAA